TCCGGCCACCGGTCGTACCCCATGGTGACCGGTAGATGCACCCAGGCACGGCCTGGAATGAGGTCCGCGCAGAAGACCACGCCCCCTGCTTCAGCGAGCATCAGCCCTGGCGTGTGGCCATCGGAGAACTCAAACCGCACGGCATCGCCCAGTGATGACAGCGTGCCGGCATCGACCAGCTCCAGCCGGCCACTCTGTTCGAGCAAGGGAATGAGTTCCGGTATGAACGATGCGCGGTCGCGCGGATGCGGATGCATGGCGCGCTCATAGTGCTGCCGCCCTACGAGGAAACGCGCGTTGGGGAAAAGCAGCTGCGCCGGCTGCCCTGGCTGCCATGGCGCCAGCAAGCCGCCCGCATGGTCGAAGTGCAGGTGCGACAGCACCACGGCGTGGATATCTTCGTGACCAAGGCCTACGGCGGCGAGTGAATCCAGCAGTACGTGCCGGTCCTCGACCACACCATACCGCTCACGCATCCCGGGATCGAAGAACGCGCCGATCCCGGTTTCGAACAGCACATTGCGGCCATCGAGGTCGCGGACGAGCAGGCAGCGGCAGGCGAGCGGAATGCGATTCTGGTCATCCGGGGCGACCCAGCGCGACCACATGGCGCGCGGGGCGTTGCCGAACATGGCACCGCCATCCAGCTTCTGCGAATTCCCGATGAGCGAGAAGAGTTCCATGGAGCTACCTTACTGCACCTTGCCAAGGCCCGAGGGGCGGCGCGGATCGCTGGCAGCCTCGAGCTTGTTATTGCGATGATCCCAGGTCACGACATTCATGAAGCCCCACGGCGAGCGAGGGCGAAGCACATGGCCCATGTCGGTTAGCGTCTTGGCCGTGGCTGCGTCGAATACACCATCTTCGACGTCCACGCGATCGGGCAAGTATTGGTGGTGATAGCGCTTTTGCGCGGTTATCTCGCTTGCGCCCTTACCGTCGATGAAGGCCAGGATGCCCTCGAGCACCTGGGTAATGATGGTGGAACCGCCCGGCGAGCCAATGACCGCCGTGCGGTCCGCCCCGAAAACGAAACTGGGCGACATGGACGAAAGCATGCGCTTGCCAGGCTCGGGCTTGTTCGCCTCCGCACCACGCAAGCCAAACGCGTTCGGCTGGCCAGGGACCAGGGCAAAGTCGTCCATCTCATCGTTGAGGAATACGCCGGTGCCGTCCGCGACGAAACCGGAGCCAAATTCCAGGTTCACCGTGAGGGTGGATGCCACCATGTTGCCGTCCGCATCGATCACCGAGAAATGGGTGGTGTGCATACCCGGTTCGGTGGCCATGGCCGTGGGCAGGAGGTCCGAAGGCGTGGCCTTGTCAGGCGAGATCGTCGCCCGCAGCCCATCGGCGTAGTAGCGCGA
Above is a genomic segment from Luteibacter aegosomatissinici containing:
- a CDS encoding MBL fold metallo-hydrolase, whose amino-acid sequence is MELFSLIGNSQKLDGGAMFGNAPRAMWSRWVAPDDQNRIPLACRCLLVRDLDGRNVLFETGIGAFFDPGMRERYGVVEDRHVLLDSLAAVGLGHEDIHAVVLSHLHFDHAGGLLAPWQPGQPAQLLFPNARFLVGRQHYERAMHPHPRDRASFIPELIPLLEQSGRLELVDAGTLSSLGDAVRFEFSDGHTPGLMLAEAGGVVFCADLIPGRAWVHLPVTMGYDRWPEKLIDEKKAFLDDKLARGVRLFFTHDHDCAMASVAIDEKGRYHAADIHAALVGWQG